The Streptomyces sp. NBC_01363 region CCGACCGGCGGCACACCGCAGATGGTGCTCCGGCACCCGGCCTCGGGGGCGGAGGCCGAACGCGATCTCTTCGACACCCGGGTCGCCTACCTGAACGGCCGCTCTCTCCTCCTGAGCACGAGCATCACCGGGATCGAGGACGGGGACGAGATACGGGCGAAGTCGATGGCGGCCTTCGGCAGCTGACGGGCAATGAGGCGTAACGGAGGCATCACGGGGCGGTTCTCCCTTGGGAACAGGGGGCGGACCGACCCGGTGCCCGAGGTCTTGCGGGTGGTACAAAGAAGCCCCGCTCGACTGACGTAACGCCGCGGGATCCATGCCTGATTCGCTCCTTTCCGGGAAATTCAGGGGGGTTTCGCCCCCGTGGTGCTCCGCGGAATCGCGGGGGAGACCGGACCGGGCACCGGACCGCACGAAGGGGGACGTGCTGATGACCCAGCCGCCCAGCCAGGAACCGCCGCAGGGCGGCTTCGGCGCGCCGCAGGAGCCGCCGCCGGGAAGTCCTCAGCCGCCCCAGGGCCCGCCGCCCGCCCAGCCGGGCTACGGCTACCCGCAGGCACCCGCTCAGCCTCCGGGCCAGGCCCCCGGCTACGGCTACCCGCAGCAGCCGGCCCAGCAGCCCGGCCCGTACGGGCAGCAGCAGCCGGGCCCGTACGCCCCGCAGCCCGGCCCCTACGCCCAGCAGCCGGGCCCGTACGCCCAACAGCCGGGTCCGTACGGCCAGCAGCCCGGTTACGGCTACCCGCAGCAGCAGTACCCCGGCGCACCGGCCCCCGTCGGTCCGGGCGGTGGCGGCTCCTCCAAGCGCAAGCCCGCGATCATCATCGGCGCCGCGACCGCCGCGCTCCTCGTGATCGGCGGCGGCATCTTCGTCGCCACGAGCGGCGGAGACGACGACAAGAAGCCGATCGCGAAGGAGAGCGGGGACGCCAAGCCGAGCACCTCGCCCTCCGTCAACGAGGGCAACGGCAACGGCGACGGCGAGGGCCGCGGCGCCGACGGCGACCTCAACGCCGGGCGCAAGTCCGGCGAGGCGAAGGTCCTCTGGCTGCAGAAGAACGACGTCGACCTGCCGCGCGACGGCGCCGATGTGTACGGCCCCTGGGCGGTCGGCGACACGATCGTCAAGGCCATGTACCGCTCGGTCTCCGGCTACTCCGCGGCTGACGGCAAGCAGAAGTGGACCCTCAAGCTGCCCGCCGACCTGTGCGCGGCGCCCTCGCAGCCCGCGGCCGACGGCAAGATCGTCATCGGGGTCAAGAACGGCGCCACCGACAAGGCGGACTGCGCAGATCTCCAGATGATCGACCTCAACACCGGCAAGGCCGGCTGGAAGAAGGCGATCAAGCAGAACGGCACCTGGGACTTCCTTTCGGACATCTCGCTGGCCATCAGCGGCGACACCGTGACGGTCGGGCGCACCGGGAACTCCAACGCCTACCGGGTCAGCGACGGCAAGGAGCTGTTCGGCAAGCCGTCGGGCATCTGCCAGCCGTTCGCCTTCGCCGGCGGGTCCAAGCTCATCGCCGCCTCCAACTGCCGCGCCGGCGACTCCGTCAATCCGCAGCACCAGCTCCAGGAGCTCGACCCGGTCACGGGCAAGCCCCGGTGGACGTACCGGCCCAAGCGCGGCTGGGAGATCGACCGGGTCTACTCGGTGAACCCGCTGGTGGTCTCGCTGAAGAAGGACAAGCAGTGGAGCATCCTCTCGCTGAAGCAGAATGGATCCTTCCGCTCCGGCATCGTCAGCGACAAGGGCGACAAGTTCGCACCGGACTGCGGCAGCGCCTTCGCCATCTTCGGCAAGTCCCTCGACGGCTGCACCGGGGTCGCCGCCGACGCCAACACCTTCTACATGTCGACCACGCCGGACTCCAGCGACACCGCCCGTACGAACAAGGTCGTGGCGTTCGACCTGAACACCGGCAAGCCCAAGTGGAAGGCCGCGGCCCCGGCCGAGCGCACGGTGAAGCCGCTGCGCATGGAGGGCGGCAACGTGCTGCTCTACGTGGAGGCCGGCTACGAGAAGGGCGGCGGCATCGCCACCCTCGCACCGACCGGCGGCACCCCGCAGATGCTGCTGAAGCACCCCGCGTCGACGGCCGAGATCGAGAACGACTTCTACAACTCGAAGATCGTCTACGCGGACGGCCGCTCCTTCATCGCGAGTGGCCGGGTCAGCGCCAGGAACGACAAGGAAGAGCTGGAGACGAAGGCCATGATGGCCTTCGGCAACTGACGGCTCACGAAGCCTTTCGGCGGCAGCTCCCAGCCGTCGGAGCCCCACGGCTCACGACCGGCGGCGGCCGGAGTACAACCGACCGCCGCCGGTCCCGTCCCACCGACTCCCTTTCCCCAGAGGTACGTACGCCATGACGCAGCCGCCCCAGCCGCCCAACGATCCGCCCCAGGGCGGATTCGGCGCCCCGCAGGACCCCCCGCCGGATGGATTCGGTGCCCCGACCCCGCCGCCCGCCGACCCGTTCGGCAAGCAGCCGGCCACGCCGCCCGCAGGCGGATTCGGTGCCCCGACTCCGCCGCCCGCCGCCGCCCAGCCGCCCGCCGGGGTCCCGCAGCAGCCGGGCCCCGGTTACGGCTATCCGCAGGGCCAGCAGCCGGGCTACGGCTACCCGCAGGGCCAGCCCCCGCAGCCCGGTTACGGCTACCCGCAGGCACCCGTGCCCGGCCAGCCGCAGCAGGGTTACGGATTCCCGCAGGGCATGCCGCCCGGCCAGCCGCCGCAGCAGGGCTACGGCTACCCGACCACGCCGATGCAGCAGCCCCCGCAGCCGCCGCAGCCGAACGGGAACGGCAAGAAGTTCTCCACCCAGATGCAGATCATCGTCGCCGCCTCGGTCGCCGTGGTGCTGATCGTCGCCGGCGGCATCTGGTACTCCTCCGGCAGCGGTGACGACGGCAAGAAGGACAAGGCGTCCCAGTCCAGCGGCTCCACCGAGGGCAAGAGCGGCGAGAACAAGGGCGGCGCCGCCGATGGCGCCGGCAAGGAGAAGGCACCCGCGGACCCCAAGTCCAAGGTCGCCTTCCAGCTGCCGCTGCCGAAGGTCACCGACATCACCAAGGTCGACGGTTCCTGGCTGACCGACAAGGCGTACGTGAAGACCGGTCTCAACGAGATCGTCGCCTACGACCCGGCCAAGGGCACCAAGCTCTGGTCCATCCCGCTCGCGGGCCAGGTCTGTGCCGCCTCGCGGCACATGTCCAAGGACTACAAGACCGCCATCGCCTTCGAGCAGAGCAAGCCGACCAAGGCGACCAAGTACCCGCCGTGCAACCAGGTCGGCGCGATCGACCTGAGCACCGGCAAGCTGATGTGGAGCAAGTCGGTGACCGCCGCCACCAGCGGTGACGCAGCGGTCAGGTTCGAAGAGGTCACGCTCAGCGGCACCACGGTCGCCGCGGGCGGATCCGAGGGCGGCGCCGCCTTCGACCTGAACACCGGCGCCGAGCGCTGGAAGCCCAAGGCCACCAGCGACGGCTGCTCCGACAGGGGATACGGCGGCGGCGAAGCACTCGCGGTGGTCCGTAAGTGCGGTTCGTACGACGACCCGCAGCTCGTCATCCAGGCGCTGAACCCCACCACCGGGGCCCCGATCTCCTCGTACAAGATGCCGCCCGGTGTCGACTACGCGAGCATCGTCTCCACCAAGCCGCTGGTCGTCGCGGCCGACGTCGGTGACACCGCCGGTGACGGCAGCGGCATTTCGGACTTCTTCTCCATCGACGCCTCCACCGGCAAGCTGCTCACCCGGATCGCGGCGGACGGCGAGAAGTACGCCGCGCGCTGCGCCTCCACCAAGGTCGAGAGCTGCAGCCAGCTGGCCGTGGGCAACAACCGGATCTACGTGCCGACCGAGGACCACGAGGGCACCGGCGAGTACGGCGACACCAACGAGATCGTCTCCTTCGACCTCACCACCGGCAAGCCGACCAGTGACAAGGCCGACGCGGGCGACCGCTACACGATGTTCCCGATCCGCATGGACGGCGGCAACATCATCGCGTACCGGGTCCCCCCGTACGACAAGGGCGGCCAGGTCGTCTCCATCGACGGCGCCACGTTCAAGCAGACGGTGCTGATGGAGAACCCGAGCGACGAGTCCATCCGTGACGCGGAGACCAGCTTCACGCCGGACTACTCCGAGTTCCGCTACAACGACGGGCACCTGTACCTGTCCAGCACGATGGTCAGCAAGCCGAGCGGCTCGCTGGACGCGAGCCGCCGCCTGGTGGTCAGCTTCAGACGGGACTTCTAAAACACGCCCTAGCGGCGGGGCGCATGCGCGCGCGGGGGTGGTGTCCGTTCGTCGGGCACCACCCCCGCGCACGTTCGGGAGCAGATGCGGGCCGGTCCTCTTCGGGCGCACGGGTCCCTCCGGGAAGCGATCCGTAATGGTCGGCGGGCCGATGACAACGGTGATCAGTCGGACACGGCGCACCATCAACCGGTCCCGAACGCACGCCGATTCGGCGTTCTGGAGCCTTTTGGCCGGTAAGACGCCCCTGGCGTCGAACAAGCGTGTAGCTTGCCGGGTCAGGAAGGCCGGGGGGCCCGGTGTGCCGGTGCTACGGGGGTGTGCTCGATGGGCGTGCGGCTCATGGTGGTCGATGATCACAGACTGCTCGCCGAGGCGCTCGCCTCGGCGCTGAAGCTGCGGGGCCATCGCGTCCTCGCGGCAGCCGCACCGACTTCGGGGGCGGCGGAACTGGTGGTCAGCAGGGCCCCGGAGGTCTGCCTGTTCGGCACCGCGGCACCCGCCGAACCCGGCGCCTTCGACCCGATCGTACGGATCCGCCGCGAGCGCCCGCAGGTGGCCGTCGTGGTGCTCGGACCGGTGCCCAGCCCGCGCGGGATCGCGGCGGCGTTCGCCGCGGGGGCCGCGGGATACGTACGCCACGACGAGCGCATGGAGGGCGTCGAACGGGCGATGGTCAAGGCGCGGGCCGGCGAGGCGGCGGTGGCGCCGCAACTCCTCCAGGGCGCCTTCGCCGAACTACTCAACCCCGCCGCGGCGCCGGACGACGAGGGGCAGCGGCTGCTGCAGATGCTCACCCCGCGCGAGGTCGAGGTCCTGGTGCGGGTCGCCGAGGGGGAGGACACCCGGCTGATCGCGGCCGGGATGCGGATCGCGCCGAGCACCGCGCGTACGCATGTGCAACGGGTGCTGATGAAACTGGGCGTCGGCTCCCGTCTCGAGGCCGCGGCACTCGCGGCCCGCACGGGGCTGCTGGACCGCGCGGCACCGGTCGGCCGACCGGACCGACCGGACCGGCCGAACCGCTGAGTCGTGCCCCGCCCCGCTCGCCCGGCCTTCTCCGCGCCACGCACAGCCAGCCACGCGGACCCATCCACGCACAGCCATCCACGCACGGCCATCCACGCACGCCCGGATACCGGACCCTGGCCCATGCCGTCCGGCGGGGGCCACTCATTGACGCCTTTGTTGAGTTGTGGTTCATTGTGTTTGGTTATGTTTGGAGGAACCTGGTGAAGAAGACGGTTACGACGCTCGCCGACGGCCGGGAGCTGCTCTACTACGACGGCCGCGACGATGTCGTGCGCGACGCCGTCGACCGGCGCCCCCTCGACGCCGTATCGACCTCGTCCGAGATCCGTCGTGACCCGTTCCTCGGCGACAGCGTCGCCATCGCCTCGCACCGCCAGGGCCGCATCTACCACCCGCCGGCCGACGAGTGCCCGCTCTGCCCCTCGCGGGACGGCCGGCAGAGCGAGATCCCCGAGGCCGACTACGACGTCGCCGTCTTCGAGAACCGCTTCCCCTCGCTCGCCGGTGACTCCGGCCGCTGCGAGGTCGTCTGCTTCACCTCCGACCACGACGCGTCCTTCGCCGACCTCACCGAGGACCAGGCCGCCCTGGTCCTGGAGGCATGGACCGACCGCACCGCCGAACTCGCCGAACTCCCGCAGGTCAAGCAGGTGTTCTGCTTCGAGAACCGGGGCGCCGAGATCGGTGTCACGCTCGGCCACCCGCACGGTCAGATCTACGCGTACCCCTTCGTCACCCCGCGCACCGAGCTGATGTTCCGCTCGATGGCGGCCCACCGCGCCGAGACCGGCGGCAATCTCTTCGACGACGTGGTGGCCCGCGAGGAGGCGGACGGCTCCCGGATCGTCATCGACGGCGAGCACTGGGTCGCCTTCGTGCCGTACGCCGCGCACTGGCCGTACGAGGTTCACCTCCACCCACGCCGCCGCGTCCCCGACCTGCGGGAACTCGACGAGGCCGCGCGCACGGAGTTCCCACAGATCTATCTGGAACTCTTGAGGCGATTCGACCGGATCTTCGGCCCCGGCGAGCCGCCGACCCCGTACATCTCGGCCTGGCACCAGGCCCCGTTCGGTGTCCCCGCACGGGAGGACTTCGGGCTCCATCTGGAGCTTTTCACCATCCGACGTACCTCCGGCAAGCTGAAGTTCCTCGCGGGTTCCGAATCCGGCATGAACGTGTTCATCAACGATGTGCCGCCGGAGGCCGCGGCCCAGCGACTGCGAGAGGTAGCGAGCGAGTGAGCAAGCCCCAGAAGAAGTACCTGGTCACGGGCGGCGCGGGATACGTCGGCAGCGTGGTCGCCCAGCACCTGCTGGAGGCCGGGCACGCGGTCACCGTTCTCGACGACCTCTCGACCGGGTTCCGGGAGGGCGTCCCGGCCGGGGCCGAGTTCATCGAGGGCCGCGTCCAGGACGCGGCGAAGTGGCTGGACCCCTCCTACGACGGGGTGCTGCACTTCGCCGCGTACTCCCAGGTCGGCGAGTCCGTCACGGACCCGGAGAAGTACTGGGTGAACAACGTCGGCGGGTCCCTCGCGCTGCTCGCCGCGATGCGGGACGCCGGAGTGCGCACCCTGGTCTTCTCCTCCACCGCCGCCACCTACGGCGAACCGGTCACCACCCCCATCACCGAGTCCGACGCGACCGCGCCCACCAACCCCTACGGCGCCACCAAACTCGCCGTCGACCACATGATCACCGGCGAGGCGGCCGCGCACGGACTGGCCGCGGTCTCGCTGCGCTACTTCAACGTGGCGGGCGCGTACGGCAGTTGTGGGGAGCGGCACAGCCCCGAGTCGCACCTCATCCCGCTGGTCCTCCAGGTCGCCCTCGGCCGGCGCGAGTCGATCTCCGTGTACGGCGACGACTACCCGACCCCCGACGGCACCTGCGTCCGCGACTACATCCATGTCGCCGACCTCGCCGAGGCCCACCTGCTGGCCCTGGACGCGGCCACCGCGGGCGAGCACCTGATCTGCAACCTCGGCAACGGCAACGGCTTCTCGGTGCGTGAGGTCATCGAGACCGTCCGCGAGGTCACCGGCCACCCCGTCCCGGAGACCGCGGCCCCCCGCCGCGCCGGTGACCCCGCCGTGCTGGTCGCCTCCGCCGCCACCGCCAGGGAGCGGCTCGGCTGGTCGCCGTCCCGCGCCGACCTGACCGGAATCGTCACCGACGCCTGGACGTTCGCCCGCCGAGAGGAGCCCACCGCCCCATGACCGAGACCAGTGAGCCGACCGCCTCCCTCACCGGGAACACCGAGCTGACCGCCTCCTTCACCGAGCTCTACGGGCGTGCGCCCGAAGGGATCTGGGCGGCCCCCGGCCGGGTCAACCTGATCGGCGAGTACACCGACTTCAACGACGGCTTCGTGATGCCGCTCGCCCTGCCGCACACCGCACGCGCGGCCGTCGCCCGCCGCACCGACGGCGAACTGCGGCTCCACTCGACCGACGTACCCGGCGGCGTCGTCCGGCTCCGGATCGACGAACTGGCCCCGAACCAGGGGCACGGCTGGGCGGCGTACCCGGCCGGGGTCGTCTGGGCGCTGCGCGAGGCCGGCCATCCGGTCACCGGGGCGGACATCCAGCTCACCTCCACCGTCCCCACCGGCGCGGGCCTGTCCTCCTCCGCCGCGCTGGAGGTCGTCACCGCGCTCGCCCTGAACGACCTCTTCGGACTCGGGCTCTCCGCACCGGAGCTGGCGGTTCTCGGCCAGCGTGCCGAGAACGCCTTCGTCGGCGTGCCGTGCGGGGTCATGGACCAGATGGCCTCCGCCTGCTGCACCGAGGGCCATGTCCTTCACCTGGACACCCGCGATCTCACCCGGCGCCAGGTCCCCTTCGACCTGGCCGCGAGCGGACTGCGGCTGCTCGTGGTCGACACCCAGGTCAAGCACGCGCTCGGCGACGGCGCGTACGCCGAGCGGCGGGCCGGCTGCGAGGCGGGCGCGGCGGCGCTCGGCGTACGGACGCTGCGCGAGGTGCCGTACGACGGCCTCGGCGCGGCCCTGGACACCCTGGCCATGGCCGACGTCGACGAGTCCGTGGTGCGCTACGTACGCCATGTGGTCAGCGACAACCAGCGGGTGGAACAGGTCATCGCGCTGCTCGACGCGGGCGACGTGCGGGCCG contains the following coding sequences:
- a CDS encoding PQQ-binding-like beta-propeller repeat protein, whose translation is MTQPPSQEPPQGGFGAPQEPPPGSPQPPQGPPPAQPGYGYPQAPAQPPGQAPGYGYPQQPAQQPGPYGQQQPGPYAPQPGPYAQQPGPYAQQPGPYGQQPGYGYPQQQYPGAPAPVGPGGGGSSKRKPAIIIGAATAALLVIGGGIFVATSGGDDDKKPIAKESGDAKPSTSPSVNEGNGNGDGEGRGADGDLNAGRKSGEAKVLWLQKNDVDLPRDGADVYGPWAVGDTIVKAMYRSVSGYSAADGKQKWTLKLPADLCAAPSQPAADGKIVIGVKNGATDKADCADLQMIDLNTGKAGWKKAIKQNGTWDFLSDISLAISGDTVTVGRTGNSNAYRVSDGKELFGKPSGICQPFAFAGGSKLIAASNCRAGDSVNPQHQLQELDPVTGKPRWTYRPKRGWEIDRVYSVNPLVVSLKKDKQWSILSLKQNGSFRSGIVSDKGDKFAPDCGSAFAIFGKSLDGCTGVAADANTFYMSTTPDSSDTARTNKVVAFDLNTGKPKWKAAAPAERTVKPLRMEGGNVLLYVEAGYEKGGGIATLAPTGGTPQMLLKHPASTAEIENDFYNSKIVYADGRSFIASGRVSARNDKEELETKAMMAFGN
- a CDS encoding PQQ-binding-like beta-propeller repeat protein, which codes for MTQPPQPPNDPPQGGFGAPQDPPPDGFGAPTPPPADPFGKQPATPPAGGFGAPTPPPAAAQPPAGVPQQPGPGYGYPQGQQPGYGYPQGQPPQPGYGYPQAPVPGQPQQGYGFPQGMPPGQPPQQGYGYPTTPMQQPPQPPQPNGNGKKFSTQMQIIVAASVAVVLIVAGGIWYSSGSGDDGKKDKASQSSGSTEGKSGENKGGAADGAGKEKAPADPKSKVAFQLPLPKVTDITKVDGSWLTDKAYVKTGLNEIVAYDPAKGTKLWSIPLAGQVCAASRHMSKDYKTAIAFEQSKPTKATKYPPCNQVGAIDLSTGKLMWSKSVTAATSGDAAVRFEEVTLSGTTVAAGGSEGGAAFDLNTGAERWKPKATSDGCSDRGYGGGEALAVVRKCGSYDDPQLVIQALNPTTGAPISSYKMPPGVDYASIVSTKPLVVAADVGDTAGDGSGISDFFSIDASTGKLLTRIAADGEKYAARCASTKVESCSQLAVGNNRIYVPTEDHEGTGEYGDTNEIVSFDLTTGKPTSDKADAGDRYTMFPIRMDGGNIIAYRVPPYDKGGQVVSIDGATFKQTVLMENPSDESIRDAETSFTPDYSEFRYNDGHLYLSSTMVSKPSGSLDASRRLVVSFRRDF
- a CDS encoding LuxR C-terminal-related transcriptional regulator is translated as MGVRLMVVDDHRLLAEALASALKLRGHRVLAAAAPTSGAAELVVSRAPEVCLFGTAAPAEPGAFDPIVRIRRERPQVAVVVLGPVPSPRGIAAAFAAGAAGYVRHDERMEGVERAMVKARAGEAAVAPQLLQGAFAELLNPAAAPDDEGQRLLQMLTPREVEVLVRVAEGEDTRLIAAGMRIAPSTARTHVQRVLMKLGVGSRLEAAALAARTGLLDRAAPVGRPDRPDRPNR
- the galT gene encoding galactose-1-phosphate uridylyltransferase; translated protein: MKKTVTTLADGRELLYYDGRDDVVRDAVDRRPLDAVSTSSEIRRDPFLGDSVAIASHRQGRIYHPPADECPLCPSRDGRQSEIPEADYDVAVFENRFPSLAGDSGRCEVVCFTSDHDASFADLTEDQAALVLEAWTDRTAELAELPQVKQVFCFENRGAEIGVTLGHPHGQIYAYPFVTPRTELMFRSMAAHRAETGGNLFDDVVAREEADGSRIVIDGEHWVAFVPYAAHWPYEVHLHPRRRVPDLRELDEAARTEFPQIYLELLRRFDRIFGPGEPPTPYISAWHQAPFGVPAREDFGLHLELFTIRRTSGKLKFLAGSESGMNVFINDVPPEAAAQRLREVASE
- the galE gene encoding UDP-glucose 4-epimerase GalE, with the translated sequence MSKPQKKYLVTGGAGYVGSVVAQHLLEAGHAVTVLDDLSTGFREGVPAGAEFIEGRVQDAAKWLDPSYDGVLHFAAYSQVGESVTDPEKYWVNNVGGSLALLAAMRDAGVRTLVFSSTAATYGEPVTTPITESDATAPTNPYGATKLAVDHMITGEAAAHGLAAVSLRYFNVAGAYGSCGERHSPESHLIPLVLQVALGRRESISVYGDDYPTPDGTCVRDYIHVADLAEAHLLALDAATAGEHLICNLGNGNGFSVREVIETVREVTGHPVPETAAPRRAGDPAVLVASAATARERLGWSPSRADLTGIVTDAWTFARREEPTAP
- the galK gene encoding galactokinase — translated: MTETSEPTASLTGNTELTASFTELYGRAPEGIWAAPGRVNLIGEYTDFNDGFVMPLALPHTARAAVARRTDGELRLHSTDVPGGVVRLRIDELAPNQGHGWAAYPAGVVWALREAGHPVTGADIQLTSTVPTGAGLSSSAALEVVTALALNDLFGLGLSAPELAVLGQRAENAFVGVPCGVMDQMASACCTEGHVLHLDTRDLTRRQVPFDLAASGLRLLVVDTQVKHALGDGAYAERRAGCEAGAAALGVRTLREVPYDGLGAALDTLAMADVDESVVRYVRHVVSDNQRVEQVIALLDAGDVRAVGPVLDAGHASLRDDLRVSCPELDLVVSAAGEAGALGARMTGGGFGGSAIVLVAEEQADTVSKSVLEAFASAGHATPRIFPAVPSAGARRLSRVPSSG